A part of Paraliobacillus zengyii genomic DNA contains:
- a CDS encoding carotenoid biosynthesis protein: MFWYVPTSLAFSKALFLVFYALCLIEIFGRIFNSWKIFYVGVGVIALITFGIEAISVATGYPFGSYNYTNTLGHLIAGVPFTIAIAWVGVILNSMLLSNQKSKTKRAVETGVWVVVLDLILDPVAEKLIFWEWHGTGAYFGIPLSNFITWFILSALLTYIFPLYKINKSIHRKGALVFQLMLFFFGMLGFKTGLVAIGCLSMLFIILVESRYRYDYREKK; the protein is encoded by the coding sequence TTGTTCTGGTATGTACCTACTAGTCTAGCATTCTCTAAAGCGCTTTTTCTTGTGTTTTATGCACTATGTTTAATTGAAATTTTTGGGCGAATATTTAATAGTTGGAAAATATTCTATGTAGGTGTCGGAGTCATCGCCCTGATAACTTTTGGTATTGAAGCAATTAGCGTTGCAACTGGTTATCCATTTGGTTCATATAATTATACTAATACGCTAGGCCATCTCATAGCGGGTGTCCCGTTTACGATAGCAATTGCTTGGGTGGGTGTCATTTTAAATAGTATGCTATTATCAAATCAAAAGTCGAAAACGAAGCGTGCAGTGGAAACTGGGGTTTGGGTAGTCGTACTTGACCTTATTTTAGATCCAGTCGCAGAAAAGTTAATTTTTTGGGAGTGGCATGGTACCGGAGCCTATTTCGGTATTCCACTATCAAACTTTATTACATGGTTTATTCTTTCAGCATTACTAACATATATTTTCCCATTATATAAGATTAACAAATCGATACATCGAAAAGGCGCACTTGTTTTTCAGTTAATGCTTTTCTTCTTTGGGATGCTTGGTTTTAAAACAGGCTTAGTAGCAATTGGGTGTTTGAGTATGCTGTTCATAATTCTGGTAGAAAGTAGGTACCGATATGATTACCGCGAAAAAAAGTAA
- a CDS encoding lysophospholipid acyltransferase family protein gives MITAKKSKCFSQLFYFYLNNYLLKRHFQSIVVEGEVDPLHKGPVIYIANHSSWWDGLLLFYMTHQQSKRHHYIMMDEVGLNKYPFFRKIGAFSINRDQPKEVVKSLRYSEQLIKQGNSLWLFPQGEIQNQEIRPLQFKTGIGYLLERFEQVTIKPVTFYYAFGEAQKPIVSIRIGDPFLVEGTSKSRKRWTSYTQRLIEKQADAQRKEVITNLHFDHLPRQYQLMKQSKSTSDRFDNWKEGVRKWTPFS, from the coding sequence ATGATTACCGCGAAAAAAAGTAAATGTTTTTCGCAATTATTTTATTTTTATTTAAATAACTATTTATTAAAACGACACTTTCAATCTATTGTGGTCGAAGGCGAAGTGGATCCACTGCATAAGGGACCTGTTATTTATATAGCAAATCATAGCTCTTGGTGGGATGGATTATTGCTCTTTTACATGACACATCAGCAATCTAAACGTCACCATTATATTATGATGGACGAAGTTGGTTTGAATAAATATCCGTTCTTTCGCAAAATAGGTGCATTTTCTATTAACCGTGATCAACCAAAAGAAGTGGTTAAGTCTTTACGGTATAGTGAACAACTAATTAAACAAGGAAATTCGTTATGGCTTTTTCCACAAGGAGAAATTCAAAATCAGGAAATACGACCACTTCAATTTAAAACAGGTATTGGTTATCTATTAGAGCGCTTTGAACAAGTGACTATTAAGCCTGTAACTTTTTATTATGCTTTCGGAGAAGCGCAAAAACCAATTGTTTCTATTCGAATTGGCGATCCGTTTTTAGTAGAGGGTACGAGTAAAAGTCGAAAACGCTGGACCTCTTATACGCAAAGACTTATAGAAAAACAGGCAGATGCACAGAGGAAAGAAGTTATTACAAATCTTCATTTTGATCATTTGCCAAGACAGTATCAATTGATGAAGCAGAGTAAGTCGACAAGCGACCGTTTTGATAACTGGAAAGAAGGGGTGCGTAAGTGGACACCATTCTCCTAA
- a CDS encoding glycosyltransferase has product MDTILLIVIAILSYQLLFVLWNLATFPSLKKSVKERYESPRLSVLIPARNEERNIKDCLNSVLKQTHLPDEILVLNDHSTDQTEAILEQIVIKQSRVKIVEGVALPIGWMGKSFACQQLADHAKGDWLVFLDADARLEKDALEKLLPLVDKQQTGIISGFPRQILGTWMEKLVVTMMQFVIICHLPIRYVQKAKSSLFAAAHGAFILVNKESYQKVGGHEAIKSSLLDDMQLMKRFKLCGYPATLVKIDQVVNMRMYRNAKEVWQGYQKNLFAGLNRNVFLFVIIFSYYTFLYLLPWVTLLFGGSFIYVCVAYGLAVITKIVIDLSNQALTLASFLLPVSVILMLAIATDSLRISYLRRGYVWKGRRYL; this is encoded by the coding sequence GTGGACACCATTCTCCTAATCGTTATAGCTATTTTATCTTATCAATTGTTGTTCGTGTTGTGGAATCTTGCAACGTTTCCTTCTCTGAAAAAATCCGTTAAAGAAAGATATGAATCACCACGTCTTTCTGTATTGATTCCAGCGCGCAATGAAGAAAGAAATATCAAGGATTGCTTGAATTCTGTATTGAAACAAACGCATTTACCTGATGAAATACTTGTATTAAATGATCATTCTACAGATCAAACAGAAGCTATTTTAGAACAAATTGTGATAAAACAATCCCGTGTCAAGATAGTAGAAGGTGTTGCGTTACCGATTGGATGGATGGGTAAATCTTTTGCTTGTCAACAATTAGCTGATCATGCAAAAGGAGACTGGTTAGTGTTTCTTGATGCGGATGCTCGATTAGAAAAGGATGCATTAGAGAAATTACTCCCTTTGGTAGATAAGCAACAAACTGGAATAATTTCCGGTTTTCCTAGACAAATTTTAGGTACATGGATGGAAAAACTAGTTGTTACAATGATGCAGTTTGTGATCATTTGTCATCTTCCGATACGATATGTGCAAAAGGCAAAAAGTTCTCTATTTGCTGCAGCGCACGGCGCATTTATTTTAGTCAATAAAGAAAGTTATCAAAAAGTTGGCGGACATGAAGCGATTAAAAGTAGTTTGTTAGATGATATGCAATTAATGAAACGATTTAAATTGTGTGGTTATCCTGCAACTTTAGTGAAGATTGATCAAGTGGTCAATATGCGTATGTATAGGAATGCGAAAGAAGTTTGGCAGGGTTATCAAAAAAACTTATTTGCCGGACTAAACCGAAATGTTTTTTTATTTGTCATTATTTTTAGTTATTACACTTTTTTATACCTATTACCGTGGGTAACCTTGTTATTTGGAGGAAGTTTTATATATGTTTGTGTGGCTTATGGGTTAGCTGTAATAACAAAGATAGTAATCGATTTATCCAATCAAGCATTGACCTTGGCTAGTTTCTTGCTCCCAGTTAGTGTAATACTGATGTTAGCGATTGCGACAGATTCTCTACGAATAAGTTACTTAAGAAGAGGATATGTCTGGAAGGGAAGGCGTTATCTGTGA
- a CDS encoding phytoene desaturase family protein: MKRVVVIGAGLGGLASAIRLAYHGFSVTVLEKEASVGGKLQQVDTGEYQFDLGPSTITMQHVFEEVFTACDRRIEDYVTFYPIKAGTRNFFADGSIVDFSTDVDHVEEQIARFSPHDAANYRRFLQESSKFYRIAERQFFSQLMYSWKVKLSSSLLVDFMKIKPFTTYQKFLRQFFEHPNTLAMFGRYATYVGSSPYQAPAIFGMMAHLEGNQGIYGIKGGTYEIVSAFERLALELGVTIRKNTTVKKILLDKKRAVGVQTDSEDFFADEVIANVDALTVYQNWLKEHPMHKKIVKKEPSLSGFTMLLGIDQQHKQLRHHNVFFPKVYKDEFESIFTKKKMADDAAIYICNSSYSEPVRSKEGGSNLFILVNAPSLSEVESWRLDEKYKVRERILEQLEAYGLSHIGNSIKYEEIMTPADIQARTGAYQGTIYGMSSNRFNQAFFRVPNKDMSIEHLYFVGGSTHPGGGTPMVTISGSLVAEDIISHSKT; this comes from the coding sequence GTGAAAAGAGTAGTAGTTATTGGAGCGGGTCTAGGTGGCTTAGCTAGTGCAATTCGATTGGCTTATCATGGATTTTCAGTTACAGTATTAGAAAAAGAAGCGTCTGTCGGTGGGAAATTGCAACAGGTAGATACAGGCGAATACCAATTTGATTTGGGTCCAAGTACAATTACCATGCAACATGTGTTTGAAGAGGTTTTTACAGCATGCGATAGGCGGATAGAAGATTATGTGACATTTTACCCCATTAAAGCAGGAACGCGGAATTTTTTTGCTGATGGTAGCATCGTTGATTTTAGTACAGATGTGGATCATGTAGAAGAACAAATTGCAAGATTCAGTCCACATGATGCAGCAAATTATCGACGCTTTTTACAAGAGAGCTCGAAGTTTTATCGGATTGCTGAGCGGCAATTTTTTAGTCAACTTATGTACAGTTGGAAAGTAAAGTTATCTTCTTCCTTGCTTGTAGATTTTATGAAAATAAAACCATTTACTACATATCAAAAATTTCTTCGACAATTTTTTGAACATCCAAATACATTAGCGATGTTCGGTCGATATGCGACTTATGTTGGTTCTTCCCCATATCAAGCGCCAGCTATTTTTGGAATGATGGCGCACTTAGAAGGAAATCAGGGTATATATGGAATTAAGGGTGGGACATATGAAATTGTGTCAGCTTTTGAGAGACTTGCATTAGAGTTAGGTGTTACAATTAGAAAGAACACAACGGTGAAGAAAATATTGCTAGACAAGAAAAGAGCAGTAGGTGTACAAACGGACTCAGAAGACTTTTTTGCGGATGAGGTTATTGCAAATGTTGATGCATTAACCGTCTATCAGAATTGGTTAAAAGAGCACCCTATGCATAAAAAGATTGTAAAAAAAGAACCTTCTTTATCTGGGTTTACGATGCTCTTAGGCATTGATCAACAGCACAAACAATTGCGACACCATAATGTTTTCTTTCCGAAAGTGTATAAAGATGAATTTGAGTCAATCTTTACGAAGAAGAAAATGGCAGATGATGCAGCAATTTATATTTGTAATTCAAGTTACTCTGAGCCGGTACGATCAAAAGAAGGTGGTAGTAATTTATTTATTCTTGTAAATGCACCAAGCTTATCGGAAGTGGAGTCTTGGAGACTTGATGAGAAATATAAAGTGCGAGAACGTATTTTGGAACAGTTAGAAGCTTATGGATTAAGCCATATTGGTAATTCCATTAAGTATGAAGAAATCATGACGCCAGCTGATATTCAGGCGCGAACAGGAGCGTATCAAGGTACGATTTACGGGATGTCTTCAAACCGGTTTAATCAAGCATTCTTTAGAGTTCCAAACAAAGATATGTCTATCGAACATCTATATTTTGTCGGAGGTTCAACTCATCCTGGTGGTGGCACGCCAATGGTAACGATCTCAGGTTCTTTAGTAGCGGAAGATATAATAAGTCATTCAAAAACATAA
- the fni gene encoding type 2 isopentenyl-diphosphate Delta-isomerase gives MTDSINKRKAEHIKLCLTDQVTGNNIKTGMESVRLVHNALPEIDFEKVSLATSFLGYERSAPFLISSMTGGAEMAETINRNLAIAAEEKGWTFALGSTRALVENKEYRPSFQIRKYAPTVPIIANLGAVQLNYGFGVDKCRQIIDITEANALVLHLNAIQEVIQTGGDTNFSSLLGKIEQLCKELDVPVGIKEVGWGIDGATAKKLRDVGIAFIDVAGAGGTSWSQVEKLRSKDKVKKEAAEAFVDWGIPTVESIVSVREHVKDIPIIASGGMKTGLDAAKAIAIGSDMVGFARSILREATESVEQLIELMETRELELQMAMFALGVSSIDELKTTDRVIIG, from the coding sequence ATGACAGATTCAATTAATAAACGAAAAGCAGAACATATAAAACTTTGTCTTACCGATCAAGTAACAGGAAATAATATTAAAACAGGGATGGAATCTGTTCGATTAGTACATAATGCATTGCCAGAAATCGATTTTGAGAAGGTTTCTCTTGCGACTTCTTTCTTAGGATATGAACGTAGTGCGCCATTTTTAATAAGCTCAATGACTGGTGGAGCTGAAATGGCAGAAACAATAAACCGTAATTTAGCTATTGCTGCAGAAGAAAAAGGCTGGACATTTGCGTTGGGTTCAACCCGTGCACTTGTTGAAAATAAAGAATATCGTCCTTCTTTCCAAATTAGAAAATATGCTCCGACAGTTCCAATCATAGCTAACTTAGGCGCTGTTCAGTTAAATTATGGATTTGGTGTAGATAAGTGCCGACAAATTATTGATATTACCGAGGCAAATGCGCTTGTATTGCATTTGAATGCAATTCAAGAAGTTATTCAGACTGGTGGGGATACTAACTTCTCGTCATTGTTAGGTAAAATTGAACAACTTTGTAAAGAACTCGATGTACCGGTTGGTATTAAAGAGGTTGGCTGGGGTATTGATGGTGCAACAGCAAAGAAACTACGAGATGTGGGAATAGCGTTTATTGATGTCGCAGGGGCAGGCGGAACATCTTGGAGTCAAGTTGAGAAATTAAGATCTAAAGATAAAGTTAAAAAGGAAGCAGCAGAAGCTTTTGTAGATTGGGGAATTCCTACAGTTGAAAGTATTGTTTCTGTTCGTGAACATGTGAAGGATATTCCTATTATTGCTAGTGGTGGCATGAAGACTGGTTTAGATGCTGCTAAAGCAATTGCAATTGGCTCTGATATGGTTGGTTTTGCACGTTCGATTTTACGTGAAGCAACAGAATCAGTGGAGCAATTAATTGAATTGATGGAGACGCGAGAACTTGAGTTACAAATGGCAATGTTCGCACTAGGTGTAAGCTCAATTGATGAATTGAAAACAACTGATCGTGTCATTATCGGATAA
- a CDS encoding NAD(P)/FAD-dependent oxidoreductase produces the protein MERFDVTIIGGGTTGMYATFYSGLRELKTKLVEASSGFGGKVALFYPDKYIYDIGGIPGVSGDEIVEQTLKQADTYKPTIIQNEWIEHVVKQSDGTFLLIGTSGKKHLSKTIILATGNGRFTNVAPALLDPIKDQNVTALVKELEQYKDKNVAIFSNNKTGIDWALELSDVAKQVYLFNDKVNFQKAKQSDIAHLENSNVRVSTEVTIEEVVREQSIVKELIVSDKDSVRKHITIDAILLNNGLNLQAVPFEKWGLETDKGRIVADTRMATNVEGVFVSGDAASYPGKTMLIASGYTEAMTAVNSAKKYLDPKSSEQVYSTVIYRDKK, from the coding sequence ATGGAACGATTCGATGTTACCATTATTGGGGGTGGTACTACTGGTATGTATGCAACCTTTTATAGTGGTTTACGTGAGTTGAAAACAAAACTAGTAGAAGCAAGTTCTGGCTTTGGTGGAAAAGTAGCTCTATTTTATCCAGATAAATATATCTATGATATTGGTGGGATCCCAGGAGTTTCAGGTGATGAAATCGTTGAACAAACGCTAAAACAAGCCGATACATATAAACCAACTATTATACAAAACGAGTGGATTGAGCATGTCGTAAAACAATCAGATGGAACTTTTCTTTTAATAGGAACAAGCGGTAAGAAACATCTATCGAAAACAATTATATTAGCGACGGGTAATGGTAGATTTACGAATGTTGCGCCAGCACTTCTAGATCCGATAAAGGATCAAAATGTTACGGCATTGGTCAAGGAATTGGAACAATACAAGGATAAAAACGTTGCAATATTTTCGAATAATAAAACAGGTATTGATTGGGCGCTTGAATTAAGTGATGTAGCCAAACAGGTTTATTTATTCAATGACAAAGTGAATTTTCAAAAAGCAAAGCAATCGGATATTGCGCATTTAGAAAACTCAAATGTAAGAGTGTCTACAGAGGTAACGATAGAAGAGGTTGTCCGTGAGCAAAGCATCGTAAAAGAATTGATAGTCAGTGACAAGGATAGCGTTCGAAAACACATAACAATTGATGCAATCCTGTTGAATAATGGTTTGAATTTACAGGCTGTACCTTTTGAAAAGTGGGGATTAGAAACAGATAAAGGGAGAATTGTCGCTGATACTAGAATGGCAACAAATGTGGAAGGGGTTTTTGTTTCTGGTGATGCAGCATCTTATCCAGGTAAAACAATGCTAATTGCATCAGGCTATACAGAAGCAATGACCGCAGTTAACAGTGCTAAAAAATATCTTGATCCTAAATCAAGTGAGCAAGTATATAGTACGGTGATTTATCGGGATAAGAAATAA
- a CDS encoding M15 family metallopeptidase, producing the protein MKLERLIKQATLLLVLFLIGLSVYYYMEQKKELANQPMPTALHPIVEEKKNRLIEQAAEKGITIVITAGFRSQDEQDNLYAQGRTDDGSIVTNAEGGQSYHNYGLAIDFALELTNGDIIWDLEYDGNENGQSDWSEVVAIAKELGFSWGGDWANFQDNPHLQMDFGLSIRDLQKGKRPDVE; encoded by the coding sequence ATGAAACTTGAACGTTTAATTAAGCAAGCTACATTATTACTAGTATTATTTTTAATCGGATTATCCGTTTATTATTATATGGAACAAAAAAAAGAACTGGCTAATCAACCAATGCCTACTGCATTACATCCTATTGTAGAGGAGAAGAAAAACAGATTGATCGAGCAAGCGGCTGAAAAGGGAATTACAATTGTTATAACAGCAGGATTTCGTTCTCAAGATGAACAGGACAACTTATATGCACAAGGGCGAACAGACGACGGATCGATTGTTACAAATGCAGAAGGTGGTCAGTCATATCACAATTATGGTTTAGCAATTGATTTTGCACTTGAATTAACAAACGGTGATATTATTTGGGACTTAGAATATGATGGTAATGAGAATGGCCAGTCTGATTGGTCAGAAGTGGTAGCAATCGCTAAAGAGCTTGGTTTTTCTTGGGGCGGCGATTGGGCTAATTTTCAGGATAATCCACATCTACAAATGGATTTTGGCCTAAGCATAAGAGATCTGCAAAAAGGGAAAAGGCCGGATGTTGAGTAG
- the ilvD gene encoding dihydroxy-acid dehydratase: protein MSKDLRIKSNVFDDPKRAPNRAMLRAVGVTDEDFKKPMIGIASTWSEVTPCNIHLHDLAMKAKKGARKAGGVPLIFNTITVSDGISMGTGGMLYSLPSRDVIADSIETVVGAENLDAYVAIGGCDKNIPGCMIAISRSDVPAVFVYGGTIAPGYRNGEKLDVVSVFEGVGKHNNGDISDEELHGIECNACPGAGSCGGMYTANTMAAAVEALGMSLPGSSSNPAESRDKHKDTEQAGEAVYKLLELGIYPKDIMTKEAFENAITVVMALGGSTNAVLHLLAMAHATEIDLSMDDFDRIQQKVPHLADLKPSGKYVMEDLYKVGGVQAVMKMLYNNGYLHGDCLTVTGKTLAENLAEAPDLAEGQKVILPIEKPYRTTGPLVILKGNLAPSGAIAKVSGVKVKRHTGPARVFDNEAEATEAVMHNIINDGDVLVIRNVGPKGGPGMPEMLSISAILVGKGMGEKVALLTDGRFSGGTHGLVVGHIAPEAQSGGPIAFLQEGDLVTIDSDLKEIFMDVEESEIEKRKQAWTAPPLYKKGVLGKYAHNVSCSSKGAVTDDFQD, encoded by the coding sequence ATGTCTAAAGATTTACGTATTAAAAGTAATGTATTTGATGATCCAAAACGTGCACCAAATAGAGCAATGTTACGAGCTGTAGGTGTTACAGATGAAGATTTCAAAAAGCCTATGATTGGTATTGCAAGCACATGGAGTGAGGTTACACCTTGTAATATCCATTTACATGATTTGGCTATGAAAGCTAAAAAGGGTGCGAGAAAAGCAGGGGGCGTTCCACTTATCTTTAATACCATAACGGTATCAGATGGTATTTCAATGGGTACAGGTGGCATGCTTTATTCGTTACCAAGTCGAGATGTTATCGCGGATTCAATTGAAACGGTTGTTGGGGCCGAAAATTTAGATGCTTATGTCGCAATTGGCGGCTGTGATAAAAATATTCCAGGCTGTATGATTGCAATTTCCCGTTCTGATGTTCCAGCAGTATTTGTTTATGGTGGTACAATTGCTCCAGGATACCGAAACGGAGAAAAGCTTGATGTTGTTTCTGTATTTGAAGGTGTAGGTAAGCATAACAACGGCGATATCTCGGATGAGGAATTACATGGGATTGAATGTAATGCGTGTCCTGGTGCAGGATCTTGTGGTGGTATGTATACGGCAAACACAATGGCTGCTGCTGTTGAAGCACTTGGAATGAGTTTACCGGGAAGCTCTTCGAATCCTGCTGAATCAAGAGACAAGCATAAAGATACGGAGCAAGCTGGAGAAGCGGTATACAAATTATTAGAACTAGGTATTTATCCAAAAGATATAATGACAAAAGAAGCATTTGAAAATGCAATTACTGTTGTTATGGCACTTGGTGGCTCTACTAATGCGGTCTTGCACTTATTAGCAATGGCACACGCAACAGAAATTGATTTATCTATGGATGACTTTGATCGCATTCAGCAAAAAGTTCCACATCTAGCAGACTTAAAGCCAAGTGGTAAATATGTTATGGAAGATTTGTATAAAGTTGGCGGTGTACAAGCTGTTATGAAGATGCTTTATAATAATGGTTATTTACATGGTGACTGTTTAACGGTAACTGGCAAGACGCTTGCAGAGAACCTTGCTGAAGCACCAGATTTAGCTGAAGGACAGAAAGTTATTTTACCAATTGAAAAGCCTTATCGCACAACAGGACCACTTGTTATCTTAAAAGGGAATTTGGCTCCTAGTGGCGCTATTGCTAAAGTTTCTGGTGTTAAAGTTAAACGACATACAGGACCTGCTCGTGTGTTTGATAATGAAGCAGAAGCGACAGAAGCTGTTATGCATAACATTATTAATGATGGTGATGTACTTGTTATTCGTAATGTGGGACCTAAAGGTGGACCAGGAATGCCAGAAATGTTATCTATTTCTGCAATTTTAGTTGGTAAAGGAATGGGTGAAAAAGTCGCATTGTTAACGGATGGTCGCTTTTCTGGTGGAACACATGGTCTAGTAGTTGGACACATTGCACCTGAAGCACAATCTGGAGGACCAATTGCCTTTCTACAAGAGGGTGATCTTGTAACAATTGATTCCGATTTAAAAGAAATCTTTATGGATGTCGAAGAAAGTGAGATTGAAAAACGAAAACAAGCATGGACTGCACCACCGCTTTATAAGAAAGGTGTACTCGGTAAGTATGCACATAATGTTTCCTGCTCTTCAAAAGGTGCAGTGACAGATGATTTTCAAGATTAA
- a CDS encoding NAD(P)/FAD-dependent oxidoreductase — protein sequence MSTYIVIGAGILGASTAYHLAKHGENVTIIDKKHLGQATEAAAGIVCPWLSQRRNKAWYALAKGGARYYPKLLNKLQDDGETDTGYKKVGAICIRQEPDKLEAILERALARRVDAPEIGEVKKLSPEETKALFPPLAKEFGSIHVSGAARVNGQKMRDALLNAAIRHGAKFIAEEAHLNVNNNEVTVGVKEKAFCADKIIITAGVWTNEMLRPLDIEFLVESQKAQIMHLHLPEANTSNWPVVMPPSDHYLVAYDDQRVIAGATHENGLGFNNDITPIGMQEIIDKALRIAPGLAQSSVLETRVGFRPSTPGYLPVVGSLPNFENIYIANGLGSSGLTTGPFLGQQLAKLVLGEEMEINIDDYPVSGAIK from the coding sequence TTGTCAACATATATTGTAATAGGTGCTGGAATTTTGGGTGCGTCTACTGCCTATCATTTAGCAAAGCACGGAGAAAATGTAACCATTATTGATAAAAAACATCTTGGTCAAGCAACTGAAGCTGCTGCAGGAATCGTTTGCCCTTGGCTTTCACAACGCAGAAATAAGGCATGGTATGCATTGGCAAAAGGTGGTGCTCGTTATTATCCTAAACTTCTTAATAAATTACAAGATGACGGCGAAACCGACACAGGTTATAAAAAAGTTGGAGCGATATGCATTCGTCAAGAACCTGATAAACTAGAGGCAATTTTAGAACGTGCATTAGCAAGGCGTGTTGATGCTCCAGAAATTGGTGAAGTCAAAAAACTATCTCCCGAAGAAACAAAAGCTTTGTTCCCTCCGTTAGCCAAGGAATTTGGTTCCATTCATGTAAGTGGTGCAGCTCGTGTTAATGGACAGAAAATGCGAGACGCACTTCTGAACGCCGCCATTAGACATGGTGCGAAATTCATTGCAGAAGAAGCTCATCTAAACGTAAATAATAATGAGGTAACAGTAGGAGTAAAAGAAAAAGCATTTTGTGCAGATAAAATTATTATCACTGCAGGTGTTTGGACAAATGAAATGCTCCGTCCACTTGATATTGAATTTTTAGTCGAGTCTCAAAAAGCGCAAATTATGCATTTACATTTACCCGAAGCAAATACAAGTAACTGGCCTGTTGTTATGCCACCAAGTGATCATTATTTAGTAGCTTATGATGATCAACGCGTTATTGCGGGCGCAACACATGAAAATGGACTTGGTTTTAATAACGATATCACCCCAATCGGTATGCAAGAAATCATCGACAAGGCACTTCGTATCGCACCTGGTCTAGCACAAAGTTCAGTCTTAGAAACACGGGTTGGTTTTAGACCAAGCACACCTGGTTATCTACCTGTTGTTGGTTCGTTACCTAATTTTGAAAATATTTATATTGCGAATGGGCTTGGTTCTTCTGGGTTAACAACCGGACCTTTTCTAGGCCAGCAATTAGCTAAGTTAGTTTTAGGCGAAGAAATGGAAATTAATATAGATGATTATCCTGTTAGCGGTGCAATTAAGTAA
- a CDS encoding ABC transporter substrate-binding protein yields the protein MHKKFWISLVAIISIIVLAACGNNDSEDTDSGSDDGSETYTIGASQFVEHPSLDAAYEGFKEAIADAGLDVEYDLQSAQADQNNTSTIAQGFVADNVDLIFANATPSAQAALQATKDIPILFTSVTDAVEAGLVESMDQPGENITGVMDLHPDAISNTIEFIATYFEGSTVGVVYNAGEQNSVSQIDAVKEAIDGTSLSLTERTVSTSAEVQQAATSLVGDADVIYIVTDNTVVSALEAVVGVANEQDIPLIVGEPDSLERGGFATYGIDYHTIGYRTGEMAVDILTGEQTTADIPVEYPSSMQLFINKGAAEEQGIEWNDDWDVDAEFKETVEE from the coding sequence ATGCATAAAAAGTTTTGGATTAGTTTAGTAGCAATTATAAGTATTATAGTTTTAGCGGCATGTGGTAATAACGATAGCGAAGATACAGATTCTGGTTCTGATGATGGCTCGGAAACATATACAATTGGAGCATCACAATTTGTCGAGCACCCCTCTTTAGATGCTGCATATGAAGGGTTTAAAGAAGCGATTGCAGATGCAGGATTAGATGTAGAGTATGACTTACAAAGCGCACAAGCAGATCAAAATAACACAAGCACAATTGCTCAAGGATTTGTTGCAGATAATGTGGATCTGATTTTTGCTAATGCTACGCCAAGTGCACAAGCGGCATTACAAGCAACTAAAGATATTCCGATCCTGTTTACTTCAGTGACAGATGCAGTTGAAGCTGGTTTGGTAGAAAGTATGGATCAACCAGGTGAAAATATTACTGGTGTTATGGATTTACATCCTGATGCAATTAGCAATACGATAGAATTTATTGCTACCTATTTTGAAGGATCAACAGTAGGTGTTGTGTATAACGCTGGAGAGCAAAACTCCGTGTCTCAAATTGATGCGGTTAAAGAAGCAATCGATGGAACGAGTCTTAGTTTAACAGAAAGAACTGTTTCTACTTCAGCTGAAGTACAACAGGCAGCTACTTCATTAGTAGGGGATGCAGATGTTATATATATTGTGACAGACAATACAGTTGTAAGTGCGTTAGAAGCGGTTGTTGGAGTGGCAAATGAACAAGATATTCCGTTAATTGTTGGTGAACCAGATTCGCTGGAACGTGGTGGATTTGCAACATATGGAATCGATTACCACACAATTGGATACCGAACAGGTGAGATGGCAGTAGACATTTTAACTGGTGAGCAAACAACTGCAGATATACCAGTAGAGTATCCGTCTAGCATGCAATTATTTATTAATAAAGGTGCTGCAGAGGAACAGGGTATTGAGTGGAATGATGATTGGGATGTAGATGCGGAATTTAAAGAGACTGTAGAAGAATAA